ATAATATTCGTTTAGGAAAAAAAGCGGCGACTTTGGATGAAGTGAAAGTAGCAGCGAGAAAAGCAGCAATCGATAAATGGATTGAAACTTTGCCAGAGGGATATGATACAAAAATTGGTGGACAAGCGCGAAATTTATCGGATGGTGAACGGCAACGAATTGGACTCGCAAGACTATTTCTCCATGATGCGCCTCTATTATTACTAGACGAACCAACCAGTAATTTGGATTATATTAATGAACAAGCGATTCTAAATACGCTACGTTCAGAGATTCAGGATAAAACAGTACTTGTAATATCTCACCGAAAAACGACGCTAGATTTGGCTGAAGAACAGTGGTTGTTGGAAAATGGTGTCTTGAAACAGGCAATAGAATAGTAAAAAAACAGCTTGTATAGTATACAAGCTGTTTTTATTTATAAATCTACTTTTTCCGAGCTTTCGAAAAATTCAACCGTGTCAAATTCGGCTGCAAAAAATTCTTTCGTATATGGTTGTTCATGATGGGAATAAAAAGCTTCCTGATTTTGCCAAATTTCCCACAAAGCAAATCTGCCGAGTGCACTTTCTAAAGGAACTATCTCGAATAAAATACAACCAGGTTCTTTCACTGTTTTAGCACGTAACGCTTCCAAATGTTCTACCAACTGTTCATAAGAAACCTTTCCGGTAGTTTGAATAACTGCAGTACAATATAAATAATTAGCTTTTTCTTTTAAATACATTTCTTCTCCTCCTTCTTATGTGTTAAGCTTAAGGTATAGGGTATACCCGATAGCAAGGAGGAATTAGATGTATATTAAAGATTTTGCCACCAAGACAGGACTTTCGATTGATACACTTCGATATTATGAAGAAGAACAATTACTCATTCCTGCTAGAAACGAAAAAAATTATCGTGTTTATACAGAAGAAGATGATTGTTGGTTGCAGTTGTTGCTTAAAATAAAGCAAACTGGGATGTCGATAGCGAATATTAAAAAATTCGCAGCATTACAAAAGCAAGGTGATGACTCACTTCCAGAGCGGATAAAGATTTTAGATAATCATATGGAAAACTTGTACGAGCAACAGAAAGATTTGGCAGAAACGATTTCTTTTGTGGCTAAAAAAGCAGATGGATATCGAGATAAGCTATAAAAACAGCAGGAAAGGCGAGTAGAGATGATTAATAATGAAATACGAGAAGTGATCGGATTACATCCAATTCTTGAAAATGACCAAAAATTGTCTGTGGAAAATAGAACAGTAATTATCAGAGAGAATAGGCTGATAAAATTAATAGTAGAGCAGGCTGATTCTTATAAAGAAATAGATTATGATTTGGAACTCACGGATACTAATGAATTGATAGGACGAAAAAATGCAAAGTCAAAACCTTTAACACTTAAGGCGATATTAAAAGCGAAAACGAAAGAGTTAAGGCTGAAAATAAATAAAGTCAGTCACAGAATGGAGCTTAAACTCGGAGTTCAGCATTTTGAAAACCTCTATTTTGCGGAAGATATGGTTATTACTAAAGAAAATGTGCAAGAAAAAATTACTGCAATGTATGGTAATGATTGGTTAAACACATTAGCCAAAGCCAAACGCAAAGTGAAAATGAGACAAACCATTCAACAAGGGGCTGTTTTTTCTTATCCGATAGGAAATGAATTCGGTTTTGCGCTTGTAATTGGTTGTTTTCAGACGTTTCGGAAACAAAAAATAATGCCTCAAGATAGCTCGCACTACCTCAATTTAATGATGGGGGTCCCGCTTGTGATTCGTACTTTTAACTATACAAGCCAGCAAAAGATCGTGGACTTACAGCTGTTGAAAAAGCAGGAACTCTTAAATCCGGAATTTATCATGGATGACCTAGTATTACGTGGCGATTATCCAATTATTGGTAAAGCAGTTCTGGAAGAATCCGATATACTTTTTCCAATGAACTTTTCTTTTAATGGAGAATCTACTACTTATGCAGGTTATCAGGCTATTGGTGCATCAGATAGAGAGATTATTCAAAGGCACAAAAAGGAAATTATGGTTAGATTTGATTGGGGATTTGGCAGTAAAACGATGTCTGCGAAAGAATTCTTAAAGAGAAGTAGTGGAAAAGAATATTTTCTTCCTTATTCAGGGTTAGGAATGACGCCAGTTGCGGGTTACTCGAAAAAGTTAGTTTCACCTAAAACAATATTTTCAGAAGGGGAACTAAAGCAAATTTATGCAGTTTTAGCGATTGATGGGGAAATATCGTTTGATGATTTTAATGAAAAAAATAATGGGATTTCAGCTCAAAACCTGTTATCAATATGATGGAAATAATAAAAACAGCCTGAAGTTAAAAAAGTTAACTTCAGGCTGTTTTTATTATTTTTCCAGGTAAGATAAGCGTATCGCCATCTTCATCACG
The sequence above is drawn from the Listeria monocytogenes genome and encodes:
- a CDS encoding putative quinol monooxygenase; this translates as MYLKEKANYLYCTAVIQTTGKVSYEQLVEHLEALRAKTVKEPGCILFEIVPLESALGRFALWEIWQNQEAFYSHHEQPYTKEFFAAEFDTVEFFESSEKVDL
- a CDS encoding MerR family transcriptional regulator, encoding MYIKDFATKTGLSIDTLRYYEEEQLLIPARNEKNYRVYTEEDDCWLQLLLKIKQTGMSIANIKKFAALQKQGDDSLPERIKILDNHMENLYEQQKDLAETISFVAKKADGYRDKL
- a CDS encoding immunity 26/phosphotriesterase HocA family protein — its product is MINNEIREVIGLHPILENDQKLSVENRTVIIRENRLIKLIVEQADSYKEIDYDLELTDTNELIGRKNAKSKPLTLKAILKAKTKELRLKINKVSHRMELKLGVQHFENLYFAEDMVITKENVQEKITAMYGNDWLNTLAKAKRKVKMRQTIQQGAVFSYPIGNEFGFALVIGCFQTFRKQKIMPQDSSHYLNLMMGVPLVIRTFNYTSQQKIVDLQLLKKQELLNPEFIMDDLVLRGDYPIIGKAVLEESDILFPMNFSFNGESTTYAGYQAIGASDREIIQRHKKEIMVRFDWGFGSKTMSAKEFLKRSSGKEYFLPYSGLGMTPVAGYSKKLVSPKTIFSEGELKQIYAVLAIDGEISFDDFNEKNNGISAQNLLSI